From a single Arachis hypogaea cultivar Tifrunner chromosome 3, arahy.Tifrunner.gnm2.J5K5, whole genome shotgun sequence genomic region:
- the LOC112734406 gene encoding ABC transporter G family member 1-like has product MGEGEEKEDVTVTWQNLWVTVADGNKRKPILQGLTGYAQPGKLLAIMGPSGCGKSTLLDALSGRLSSSVKQTGKILINGHKQALAYGTSGYVTQDDAMLSTLTAGETLYYSAQLQFPDSMSTSEKKERADITLREMGLQDAIDTRVGGWGSKGLSGGQKRRLSICIEILTRPKLLFLDEPTSGLDSAASYYVMKRIASLSLRDGIQRTIVASIHQPSSEVFELFHDLCLLSSGQAVYFGQASHANQFFSSNGFPCPALHNPSDHYLRIINKDFDQDVEEGFGFGVTAEVAIDILVKSYGSSEIKNQVNNVVATITESNSGAVGKKRVNATFLTQCLVLMRRSSLRLFRDLSNYWLLLVVFIAVAISMGSMFYNIGSSNGSIQGRGSLLTFLISTLAFMALIGGFAPLMEEMRVFERERLNGHYGIIAFLTGKIFSALPYMLMICLIPGGIIYYLSGLQRGLEHFVYFASVLFAIVLWVESLMMVVGSMFPNFVTGMSIAGGIQGLTILTGGFYRLPNDLPKPFWKYPFYYLSFLKYAFQGSFKNEFEGLKFSMEQGGSAKTIVSGRDILTNTWQVEMGHSKWVDLAIMFGMILVYRVVYLAITKSKEKLKPLAASINNHPTKVFTREIRINDRASPVSENHAILE; this is encoded by the exons atgggagagggagaagaaaAGGAAGACGTAACAGTGACATGGCAGAATTTGTGGGTTACTGTTGCAGATGGAAACAAAAGGAAACCAATTCTGCAGGGTCTCACCGGTTATGCTCAACCGGGGAAGCTTTTGGCCATAATGGGTCCTTCTGGCTGTGGCAAATCCACACTTCTTGATGCCTTATCAg GGAGATTAAGCTCTAGCGTCAAACAGACCGGTAAAATTTTAATCAATGGCCACAAACAAGCACTGGCTTATGGAACTTCG GGATATGTAACACAAGATGATGCTATGCTGTCAACTTTGACCGCTGGGGAAACTTTATACTACTCAGCTCAGCTCCAGTTTCCAGATTCCATGTCCACTTCTGAGAAGAAGGAACGAGCTGATATAACACTGAGGGAAATGGGACTCCAAGATGCCATTGACACAAGGGTTGGAGGATGGGGTTCTAAAGGCCTAAGTGGTGGACAAAAGAGGAGACTCAGCATCTGCATTGAGATCCTAACACGCCCAAAGCTTCTGTTTCTTGATGAACCAACAAGTGGACTTGATAGTGCAGCTTCCTATTATGTCATGAAAAGAATTGCAAGCCTAAGCCTAAGGGATGGCATCCAAAGAACTATTGTTGCTTCAATCCATCAACCTAGTAGTGAAGTCTTTGAACTCTTCCATGATCTCTGTCTTCTGTCTTCTGGTCAAGCAGTATATTTTGGTCAAGCGTCTCATGCTAATCAG TTTTTTTCTTCAAATGGCTTTCCTTGCCCAGCTCTCCACAATCCCTCTGATCATTACTTAAGGATCATAAACAAAGATTTTGACCAA GATGTTGAAGAAGGTTTTGGATTCGGAGTTACTGCTGAAGTAGCAATTGACATCCTTGTAAAGTCTTATGGGTCATCTGAGATTAAAAACCAAGTTAATAATGTAGTGGCAACAATAACTGAAAGT AATTCAGGAGCAGTTGGGAAGAAGAGGGTCAATGCCACATTCCTCACTCAGTGCCTCGTTCTTATGAGAAGATCTTCGCTGCGATTGTTTCGCGACTTGAGCAATTACTGGTTGCTTCTTGTTGTCTTTATTGCAGTAGCTATTAGCATGGGTTCCATGTTCTATAACATTGGCTCAAGTAATGGATCAATTCAA GGAAGAGGGTCTCTGCTTACTTTTTTGATATCAACTCTGGCTTTCATGGCTCTTATTGGTGGATTCGCTCCATTAATGGAGGAAATGAGG GTATTTGAAAGAGAGAGACTAAATGGTCACTATGGTATTATTGCTTTTCTCACAGGCAAAATATTCTCAGCACTTCCATATATGCTAATGATTTGTCTAATTCCTGGAGGAATAATATATTACCTCTCAGGGCTGCAGAGAGGTTTAGAACACTTTGTGTACTTTGCTTCTGTTCTGTTTGCCATTGTGCTTTGGGTTGAGAGCCTCATGATGGTTGTGGGGAGTATGTTCCCCAATTTCGTAACCGGCATGAGCATTGCCGGCGGAATTCAAGGACTAACCATCTTAACTGGTGGATTCTACAGGCTGCCAAACGATCTTCCAAAACCATTTTGGAAATACCCCTTTTACTACCTTTCATTCCTTAAGTATGCTTTCCAAGGATctttcaagaatgaatttgaAGGCTTAAAATTTTCCATGGAACAAGGTGGAAGTGCAAAAACCATTGTTAGTGGTAGAGACATTTTGACAAACACATGGCAGGTGGAAATGGGGCATTCCAAGTGGGTTGATCTTGCCATCATGTTTGGGATGATTCTTGTTTATAGGGTTGTGTATTTGGCTATTACAAAAAGCAAGGAGAAGTTGAAACCTCTTGCTGCTTCCATTAACAATCACCCAACAAAAGTTTTCACGAGAGAGATTAGAATTAATGATAGAGCAAGCCCTGTATCTGAAAACCATGCTATCTTAGAATAA
- the LOC112734409 gene encoding ABC transporter G family member 1 yields the protein MSSILQPHVSDCELPNNMLPVLEYETTFEVEAMNEVDHQEEKGVFITWEDLWVTVSDGKNGRKAILQGLKGYAKPGQLLAIMGPSGCGKSTLLDALAGRLGSKSKQTGMILINGRKQALAYGTSAYVTEDDTILTTLTVGEAVYYSAQLQLPDSMSKSEKKERAEFTIREMGLQDAINTRIGGWGSKGISGGQKRRVSICIEILTHPRLLFLDEPTSGLDSAASYYVMSRIASLNKKNGIQMTIIASIHQPSNEIFQLFNNLCLLSSGKTVYFGPVSAANKFFSSNGFPCPSLQNPPDHFVKIINKDFEQEEDPEKGLARGLTTEEAIHILVESYDSSEISHQVHKEIAQMKKRDSDAMEKKSHADFLTQCMVLTRRSFVNMYREVGYHWLRLLIYGALALSLGTMFFDIGSSSESIQARASLLVFVVTFLTFITVGAFPSFVEDMKVFERERLNGHYGVTAYTIGNTLSSVPFLLLMSLIPGAVVYYLVGLHQGHQEFIYFTSILFVSVFLVEGLMMIVASIVPNFLLGIIFGTGILGVMMLDGGFYRLPSDIPKPFWRYPLHYISFHKYAYQGLFKNEFQGLTFTGNNQDGGAMIDISGEEILRNLWQVEIDYSKWNDVAILIGMAVTYRLLFLVIIKSFEKVKPIIVTAMNNCPQAKFRFTKVTRLGAMA from the exons ATGAGCTCTATTCTTCAGCCTCATGTTAGTGATTGTGAATTACCAAACAACATGCTACCCGTTTTGGAATATGAGACCACATTTGAGGTGGAAGCCATGAATGAGGTGGATCATCAAGAGGAGAAGGGGGTTTTCATAACATGGGAGGATCTATGGGTGACAGTCTCAGATGGCAAGAATGGAAGGAAAGCAATACTTCAGGGCCTAAAAGGTTATGCCAAACCAGGGCAACTCTTGGCTATAATGGGTCCTTCTGGTTGTGGAAAGTCTACTCTTCTTGATGCCTTAGCAG GGAGATTAGGTTCAAAGTCAAAGCAAACTGGGATGATCCTAATCAATGGCCGCAAACAAGCACTGGCATATGGAACATCT GCATATGTCACAGAAGATGATACTATCTTGACAACACTGACAGTTGGAGAAGCTGTATACTACTCAGCCCAGCTCCAATTACCAGATTCCATGTCCAAATCAGAGAAGAAGGAGAGAGCAGAGTTCACAATAAGAGAAATGGGCCTGCAAGATGCCATCAACACAAGAATTGGAGGGTGGGGATCTAAGGGAATTAGTGGTGGACAAAAGAGGAGAGTTAGCATTTGCATTGAGATCTTAACACATCCAAGACTCTTGTTTCTTGATGAACCAACAAGTGGACTTGATAGTGCAGCCTCTTATTATGTTATGAGTAGAATTGCaagcttaaataaaaaaaatggaattcAAATGACTATTATTGCATCAATCCATCAACCAAGTAATGAAATCTTTCAGCTTTTCAACAATCTCTGTCTCCTCTCTTCTGGTAAAACAGTCTACTTCGGACCTGTCTCAGCTGCCAATAAG TTTTTCTCATCAAATGGTTTTCCTTGCCCAAGTCTCCAGAATCCTCCTGATCACTTTGTAAAAATTATTAACAAGGATTTTGAACAG GAGGAGGACCCTGAGAAAGGATTAGCTAGAGGGCTAACCACAGAAGAAGCAATTCATATACTTGTTGAATCATATGATTCATCTGAAATTAGTCACCAAGTTCATAAAGAAATAGCTCAAATGAAAAAAAGG GACTCAGATGCAATGGAGAAGAAAAGTCATGCTGATTTTTTAACACAGTGCATGGTCCTTACTAGGAGATCTTTTGTGAACATGTATCGTGAAGTAGGCTACCACTGGTTGCGCCTACTTATCTATGGTGCTCTGGCTTTAAGTCTTGGTACCATGTTTTTTGACATTGGCTCAAGCAGTGAATCAATTCAG GCCAGAGCTTCACTGCTTGTGTTTGTTGTTACATTCCTTACCTTCATTACTGTTGGTGCATTCCCTTCTTTTGTGGAAGATATGAAG GTGTTTGAAAGAGAAAGACTGAATGGACATTATGGGGTAACTGCATACACCATTGGTAACACATTATCTTCAGTTCCATTCTTGCTATTGATGTCACTCATCCCTGGAGCAGTGGTTTATTACTTGGTTGGACTTCACCAAGGACACCAAGAATTCATCTACTTTACATCTATACTCTTTGTTTCTGTCTTTTTGGTTGAGGGTCTCATGATGATTGTTGCAAGCATTGTCCCCAATTTCCTGCTAGGCATAATCTTCGGCACCGGAATATTGGGagtgatgatgttggatggtggattCTATAGGCTTCCAAGCGATATCCCTAAACCGTTTTGGAGATACCCTTTGCATTACATTTCATTCCACAAGTATGCATACCAAGGATTGTTCAAGAACGAGTTTCAAGGCCTAACATTCACCGGCAATAATCAAGATGGAGGAGCTATGATAGACATTAGTGGGGAAGAGATACTTAGAAACTTGTGGCAAGTGGAAATTGATTACTCAAAATGGAATGATGTTGCTATATTGATAGGAATGGCAGTGACATACAGATTGTTGTTCTTGGTGATCATCAAGAGCTTTGAGAAAGTGAAGCCTATTATTGTGACAGCAATGAATAATTGCCCGCAAGCAAAGTTCAGGTTCACTAAGGTGACTAGACTAGGAGCAATGGCATGA
- the LOC112734407 gene encoding pentatricopeptide repeat-containing protein At4g13650: protein MKKLFLLGTWKCNCWKQRFRLFTTLLEDLDTPRLRHVIATNISISRRVRYGEPELARHLFDDMPLRTVSTWNTMISGYSQWGCYVEALALASLMHHSCVKLDEVSFSSVLSACSRYGSLVHGKQVHSLLLRSGYERFGLVGSALLYFYVQCCGIGEAKVVFEELHGGNDVLWSLMLAGYVQHDNMGEALDMFEKMPDRDIVAWTMLISGYAKREDGCERALDLFWCMRSSGVLPNEVTLCSVVRVCTRLRALWQGKVVHGHCIKEGFAFDNAIGGGLIEFYCDCEAIGDAKRVHESMRGETYLNVTNLLIGCLISTGKIEEAEMIFYRLRETNHVSYNLMIKGYAMIGHFEKSKKLFNQMSLKDLTSLNTMISVYSKNGELDEAVKLFDKTKDEKNPVTWNSMMSGCIQNGQYVKALKLYVKMRRLSVDYSRSTFSVLFRACSSLGSFQQGRLLHGHLTKTPFQANVYVGTALIDFYSKCGRLADAQRSFLSIFSPNVAAWTALINGYAYHGLGSKAILLFHSMLVQGVVPNAATFVGILSACSHAGLVDEGLKIFHSMEELYKVTPSIEHYTCVVDLLGRSGHVREAEEFIRQMPIEADRVIWGALLHACWFWKDMEVGEKAAEKLFSLDPNPTVPLVILSNMYAVLGRWGQKSILRKRLQSVKFRKDPGCSWIELNNIHLFSVEDKTHPYSDVIYATVEHLAASINSSIPQLSL, encoded by the coding sequence ATGAAGAAGCTGTTCCTCCTTGGCACCTGGAAGTGCAACTGCTGGAAGCAAAGGTTCCGACTTTTCACCACCCTTTTGGAAGATTTGGATACCCCTCGTCTCCGTCACGTGATCGCCACCAACATTTCCATTAGCAGGAGAGTTAGATACGGCGAACCTGAATTAGCACGCCACCTGTTCGACGATATGCCGCTTCGAACTGTTTCCACTTGGAATACTATGATTTCCGGATATTCGCAATGGGGCTGCTACGTTGAAGCTCTGGCCCTTGCTTCCCTCATGCACCACTCTTGCGTCAAGCTTGACGAGGTCTCTTTCTCTTCGGTGTTGAGCGCATGCTCACGTTATGGGTCACTTGTTCATGGGAAGCAAGTTCATTCATTGCTTTTGAGGTCTGGATACGAAAGATTTGGCCTTGTGGGGAGTGCTTTGTTGTATTTTTACGTTCAGTGTTGTGGAATTGGAGAAGCTAAGGTAGTTTTTGAGGAGCTTCATGGCGGGAATGATGTGTTATGGAGCTTGATGCTTGCGGGTTATGTGCAGCATGACAATATGGGTGAGGCTCTGGACATGTTTGAAAAGATGCCTGATCGTGATATTGTGGCTTGGACCATGTTGATCTCTGGGTATGCGAAGAGGGAAGATGGGTGTGAGAGGGCTTTAGATTTGTTTTGGTGTATGAGGAGTTCTGGAGTGTTGCCTAATGAGGTCACGTTGTGCTCTGTTGTGAGAGTTTGCACTAGACTGAGGGCTCTATGGCAGGGGAAGGTTGTTCATGGGCATTGCATCAAGGAAGGGTTTGCTTTTGATAATGCGATTGGTGGCGGGTTGATTGAGTTTTATTGTGATTGTGAAGCCATAGGTGATGCCAAGAGAGTTCATGAGAGCATGAGAGGAGAAACTTATTTGAATGTGACTAACTTGTTGATTGGTTGCCTTATCTCCACGGGGAAGATTGAAGAAGCTGAGATGATATTTTACAGGTTGAGAGAGACGAATCACGTATCATATAATTTGATGATTAAAGGTTATGCTATGATTGGTCATTTTGAGAAGTCAAAGAAATTATTCAATCAAATGAGTCTCAAGGATTTAACTTCCTTAAATACCATGATATCTGTGTACTCCAAAAACGGTGAACTTGATGAAGCTGTGAAGCTTTTTGACAAAACTAAAGATGAGAAAAACCCTGTGACATGGAATTCGATGATGTCTGGTTGTATTCAAAATGGCCAATACGTGAAGGCATTAAAATTATACGTGAAGATGCGTAGGTTATCAGTTGATTATAGCAGATCGACGTTCTCTGTTTTATTTCGTGCATGTTCATCTCTAGGTTCTTTTCAGCAAGGACGGTTGCTTCATGGCCACTTAACCAAGACACCGTTCCAAGCAAATGTTTATGTTGGGACTGCCCTTATAGACTTCTACTCCAAATGTGGTCGCTTGGCTGATGCTCAAAGGTCATTCCTCAGCATTTTTTCACCCAATGTAGCAGCATGGACAGCTCTTATCAATGGGTATGCATATCATGGACTTGGATCCAAGGCAATTTTACTCTTCCACTCAATGTTAGTTCAAGGAGTTGTGCCAAATGCAGCTACTTTTGTTGGCATTCTTTCTGCCTGCTCCCATGCTGGTCTAGTTGATGAAGGTTTGAAAATCTTCCACTCGATGGAGGAACTTTACAAAGTAACGCCAAGCATAGAACATTACACATGTGTGGTGGATCTTCTTGGTCGATCAGGCCATGTAAGAGAAGCTGAAGAGTTTATTAGACAGATGCCTATTGAAGCAGATAGGGTGATTTGGGGAGCTTTACTGCATGCATGTTGGTTCTGGAAGGACATGGAAGTAGGGGAGAAAGCTGCTGAAAAGTTGTTTAGCTTGGATCCGAACCCAACAGTGCCTTTGGTAATTCTGTCAAATATGTATGCGGTGCTAGGTAGATGGGGGCAGAAGTCAATTCTTAGGAAGAGATTGCAGAGTGTAAAATTTAGAAAAGATCCAGGGTGCAGCTGGATTGAATTAAACAATATTCATCTGTTCTCGGTCGAGGATAAAACACATCCTTATTCTGATGTTATTTATGCAACTGTAGAGCATTTGGCAGCAAGCATTAATTCTAGCATACCTCAATTATCTCTATAG